A genomic stretch from Podospora pseudoanserina strain CBS 124.78 chromosome 3, whole genome shotgun sequence includes:
- the URA7 gene encoding CTP synthase ura7 (EggNog:ENOG503NU1Q; BUSCO:EOG092620EL; MEROPS:MER0437468; COG:F), with protein sequence MRVVLVSGASSSGLLLKTAGLKVTAIKIDPYLNVDAGTLGPLEHGECFVLADGGESDLDLGNYERYLDIQLTRDNNITTGKVYQAVIEKERRGDYLGRTVQVVPHIVQQINDTIERVAKIPVDDSGATPDVCIIELGGTIGDLESGPFVEALVQLRHKLVRDPESSFFNIHVSFVPLIHGEEKTKPTQHAIRQLRSSGLVPDLVACRCDASLDDATIKKIAFSCQVDLDQVIGVHDMETIYQVPVLLEEQGLLTLLHKGLQLDKIPLDASRKEEGAKLWDLWKKTIDVPKDLQPVQLALVGKYTSHMDSYLSVVKALEHASMHLKRKLNLINVDSEHLEEAMLKKDPSKYRDAWAVLESVQGIIVPGGFGNRGIEGMIATAKFARQKKIPYLGICLGLQVAVIEAVRDLLSRPNATSEEFDNNAEHKAVIFMPEGSKEKMGGTMRLGTRPTLFQAGTEWSKLRGLYGGVEVTHERHRHRYEVNPDMVDELESKGFHFVARDDVGNRMEAFELKDHPYFVGLQAHPEYRSKVTRPSPPFLGFVASSAGLLDKVLKEIAEEKVVVNGHHF encoded by the exons ATGCGTGTCGTCCTCGTGAGCGGTG CCTCCTCGTCTGGTCTTCTTCTGAAGACGGCTGGTCTCAAGGTCACG GCCATCAAAATTGACCCCTACCTCAATGTTGATGCCGGCACATTGGGGCCTCTAGA GCACGGCGAGTGCTTCGTGCTtgccgatggtggtgaatCTGATCTCGATCTTGGAAACTATGAGAG ATACCTCGACATCCAACTAACTAgggacaacaacatcacaaCCGGCAAGGTCTACCAAGCCGTCATC gagaaagagagaaggggagaTTACCTTGGTCGGACCGTCCAGGTCGTGCCTCACATCGTCCAGCAGATTAACGACACCATTGAGCGGGTTGCCAAGATCCCAGTCGATGACTCGGGTGCGACGCCAGATGTCTGCATCATCGAGTTGGGTGGTACCATTGGTGATCTCGAGTCTGGGCCTTTCGTAGAGGCCCTGGTGCAGCTGAGACACAAGCTCGTCAGAGATCCCGagtcctccttcttcaacatccaCGTCTCCTTCGTTCCACTGATCCACGGAGAGGAGAAGACCAAGCCCACCCAGCACGCCATTAGACAACTCCGGAGCTCTGGTCTGGTGCCAGACCTTGTTGCCTGCCGGTGTGATGCCTCCCTCGACGatgccaccatcaagaagatcgcCTTCAGCTGCCAAGTTGACCTCGACCAGGTCATTGGCGTGCATGACATGGAGACAATTTACCAGGTCCCTGTCCTTCTTGAGGAGCAAGGTCTGCTCACGCTTTTGCACAAGGGTctccagctcgacaagatTCCTTTGGATGCTAGCAGAAAGGAGGAAGGTGCCAAGCTGTGGGATCTCTGGAAGAAGACCATTGACGTCCCCAAGGATCTCCAGCCAGTTCAGCTTGCATTGGTTGGCAAGTACACCTCCCACATGGACTCCTATTTGTCGGTAGTCAAGGCGCTTGAGCACGCTTCCATGCACCTCAAGCGCAAGCTCAACCTGATCAATGTCGACTCTGAGCatttggaggaggccatgCTCAAGAAGGACCCATCCAAGTACAGGGACGCTTGGGCTGTTCTGGAGAGTGTTCAGGGG ATCATTGTACCCGGTGGTTTTGGCAACAGAGGCATCGAGGGTATGATTGCGACGGCCAAGTTCGCTCGTCAAAAGAAGATCCCCTATCTCGGTATCTGCCTCGGTCTGCAGGTTGCCGTCATTGAGGCGGTCCGGGATTTGCTCAGCAGGCCCAATGCCACCTCGGAGGAGTTTGACAACAACGCTGAGCACAAGGCTGTCATCTTTATGCCCGAGGGCTCCAAGGA GAAGATGGGTGGTACCATGAGACTTGGCACACGGCCAACTCTCTTCCAGGCCGGCACCGAATGGAGCAAGCTCCGTGGCCTCTAcggaggtgttgaggtgaCACACGAGCGTCATAGACATCGTTATGAGGTCAACCCTGACATGGTTGATGAGCTTGAGAGCAAGGGCTTCCACTTCGTTGCCCGGGACGATGTTGGCAACCGTATGGAGGCATTTGAGCTCAAGGACCACCCATACTTTGTTGGCTTACAGGCCCACCCCGAGTACAGAAGTAAGGTCACTCGGCCATCGCCACCATTCCTGGGCTTCGTGGCATCCAGCGCTGGGCTCTTGGACAAGGTGCTCAAGGAGAttgcggaggagaaggttgtcGTGAACGGGCACCACTTTTAA